From one Caldithrix abyssi DSM 13497 genomic stretch:
- a CDS encoding ParA family protein produces the protein MHILAIINNKGGVGKTTSAVNLAAAFAEKGKATLLVDLDPAASASMHLGLDPTRNERQTLCDYLLSGQGKLADFIYPTSFKGLDCIPSEPALSEFYEEMVQEQEVDFFIQPQDFPDRYELVLLDCPPNLGNLAYNALAISGFVLIPVQTQFLALTGLELTLKTVQKVQRHLNPDLKILGYFGTQFDRRTRAANEVVQLLKDRFADQVFETVIGVNTKLTEAYNAQKPILNYASSARGAKEYRALADEILKRLKKTT, from the coding sequence ATGCACATACTGGCCATCATCAATAATAAAGGCGGAGTTGGTAAAACGACCAGCGCGGTTAATTTAGCCGCCGCTTTTGCCGAAAAAGGCAAAGCCACGCTGCTGGTTGATCTTGATCCGGCGGCCAGCGCTTCCATGCATCTGGGCTTGGATCCCACTCGCAACGAACGCCAGACCCTGTGCGATTACCTTTTGTCCGGGCAGGGAAAGCTTGCGGATTTCATTTACCCCACCAGTTTTAAAGGGTTGGACTGCATTCCTTCCGAACCGGCGCTGAGCGAATTTTACGAAGAAATGGTCCAGGAGCAGGAGGTCGATTTTTTTATTCAGCCGCAGGATTTCCCCGACCGCTACGAACTGGTTCTACTGGACTGCCCGCCCAATTTAGGCAATCTGGCTTACAATGCGCTGGCCATTTCCGGCTTTGTTTTAATTCCGGTGCAAACGCAGTTTTTAGCGTTAACCGGCCTTGAGCTGACCTTAAAGACCGTGCAAAAGGTGCAGCGTCATTTAAATCCCGATTTAAAGATTTTAGGATACTTCGGAACGCAATTTGATCGCAGAACGCGGGCCGCCAACGAAGTCGTTCAACTTTTAAAAGACCGTTTTGCCGACCAGGTTTTTGAAACCGTGATAGGCGTGAATACGAAATTAACGGAAGCCTACAACGCCCAAAAACCGATATTGAACTACGCTTCCTCGGCGCGCGGAGCAAAAGAATACCGCGCTCTGGCCGATGAGATTTTAAAACGTCTAAAAAAAACGACCTGA
- the hutI gene encoding imidazolonepropionase: MRTLIKNIDHLYTPDLNRGFGQVLDLQKVHLLLEDGYIRQIIASDQPLPEADEIIDASGKCLLPGFIDPHTHPVFWKTREDEFVMRIEGKSYEEIAAAGGGIRNSVRKFRQASKEEIKEISRRRIARFLEFGVTTIEAKSGYGLSTQDEIKSLEIINELNDEQALDLIPTFLGAHEVPDEYQQNRAAYVELVCKEMIPLVAERKLARYCDVFCEQGVFTVEESRKILTTAMEYGLKARIHADELAAFGGAELAAEIGAVTADHLILASDEGIRAMAERGVIPVLLPGTTFFLGKDQYARARTMIEAGCQVAISTDFNPGSSTTQNLQLIWTIAALKLKMLPGELLWASTWVAARSLGIERQAGSIEPGKQADLVILDIPNLNYLPYHYGLNHTYMTIKNGRVVYKRLNGY; this comes from the coding sequence ATGCGCACTCTGATCAAAAACATCGATCATCTTTACACGCCCGATTTAAACAGGGGATTCGGCCAGGTTCTCGACTTGCAGAAGGTTCATCTACTGCTGGAAGATGGCTACATCCGGCAGATTATTGCCTCCGATCAGCCCCTTCCTGAAGCGGATGAGATCATTGACGCCAGCGGCAAATGCCTACTGCCCGGCTTTATCGATCCACACACCCATCCCGTCTTCTGGAAAACGCGCGAAGACGAATTTGTCATGCGCATTGAAGGCAAATCTTACGAGGAGATTGCGGCGGCCGGCGGCGGCATTCGCAACAGCGTGCGTAAATTTCGTCAGGCTTCTAAAGAAGAGATTAAAGAGATTTCGCGCCGGCGCATTGCCCGCTTTCTGGAGTTTGGCGTTACCACCATCGAAGCTAAAAGCGGCTACGGACTCTCCACGCAAGACGAGATCAAATCGCTGGAAATCATCAACGAATTAAACGATGAACAAGCGCTGGACTTAATTCCCACCTTCCTTGGCGCCCACGAAGTGCCGGACGAGTATCAGCAGAATCGTGCGGCCTATGTGGAACTGGTTTGTAAGGAGATGATTCCCCTTGTGGCGGAGCGCAAGCTGGCCCGCTATTGCGACGTGTTTTGCGAACAGGGCGTTTTTACGGTTGAAGAAAGCCGAAAAATTTTAACCACGGCCATGGAATACGGCTTAAAAGCTCGCATTCACGCCGATGAACTGGCGGCCTTCGGGGGCGCGGAGCTGGCGGCGGAAATCGGCGCCGTTACCGCCGATCATCTAATTCTGGCTTCGGATGAGGGCATTCGGGCCATGGCGGAACGGGGCGTCATTCCCGTGCTTTTACCCGGTACCACCTTCTTTTTAGGCAAAGATCAATATGCCCGCGCCAGAACAATGATTGAGGCCGGCTGCCAGGTGGCTATTTCCACCGACTTCAATCCGGGCAGCTCCACCACGCAAAACTTACAACTCATCTGGACCATTGCCGCCTTAAAATTGAAGATGCTGCCTGGCGAACTGCTGTGGGCCAGCACCTGGGTTGCGGCTCGCTCTCTGGGCATTGAACGGCAGGCGGGCAGCATTGAACCTGGCAAACAGGCCGATCTGGTTATTTTAGACATCCCCAACCTGAACTACCTGCCTTACCACTACGGCCTGAACCACACTTACATGACCATTAAAAACGGTCGGGTGGTTTATAAGAGATTAAATGGGTATTAA
- a CDS encoding HIT family protein, with protein MKQLWAPWRMKYILNEIDKNTGCIFCQFPKANDDEKYLIPYRSEKCFVILNKFPYNNGHVMVVPYQHTGDYLELSEEVLLDMQRTIQKTIQVLNAVMHPHALNIGMNLGRIAGACIDDHLHYHIVPRWDGDTNFMPVIADTKVVSESLEDTFKKMRNEFQKLFQK; from the coding sequence ATGAAACAACTCTGGGCTCCCTGGCGCATGAAGTACATCTTGAATGAGATCGATAAAAACACCGGCTGCATCTTTTGCCAGTTTCCAAAAGCCAATGACGATGAAAAGTACCTGATTCCCTATCGCTCCGAAAAGTGTTTTGTTATTCTGAACAAATTTCCTTACAACAATGGGCATGTGATGGTGGTGCCTTACCAGCATACCGGCGATTATCTGGAACTTTCCGAAGAGGTGTTGCTGGACATGCAACGAACCATCCAGAAAACGATTCAGGTTTTAAACGCCGTCATGCATCCGCACGCGCTGAACATCGGTATGAATCTGGGACGCATCGCCGGAGCCTGCATTGACGACCACCTGCACTACCACATCGTTCCGCGCTGGGATGGCGACACCAATTTTATGCCGGTCATTGCCGACACCAAAGTGGTTTCCGAAAGTCTGGAAGATACCTTCAAAAAAATGCGGAACGAGTTCCAGAAACTTTTTCAGAAATAA
- a CDS encoding BMC domain-containing protein — protein MKESYGFVETRGFISAILAADAMVKAANVQLVPYRKIGSAYVTVIVKGELGACQAAVDAGARAAEQVGELVSRHIIANPYDDTELQLEGAPQPEKAPTPQRKTRGTGGQRRSPEQKILQYLKTHEQGATLDELSKHLRKPAQQVRLILKQLMDRNQIEKIQQKYFIV, from the coding sequence ATGAAAGAATCTTACGGATTTGTGGAAACACGCGGTTTTATTTCCGCCATTTTAGCGGCGGACGCCATGGTTAAGGCTGCCAATGTGCAGCTGGTGCCCTATCGTAAAATTGGGTCGGCTTATGTTACGGTCATCGTAAAGGGCGAATTAGGCGCCTGCCAGGCTGCGGTCGATGCCGGCGCGCGGGCTGCCGAACAGGTTGGCGAACTGGTTTCGCGCCATATTATCGCCAATCCCTACGATGACACAGAGCTGCAACTGGAAGGCGCGCCGCAACCCGAAAAAGCGCCGACTCCGCAGCGCAAAACACGTGGTACTGGCGGGCAGCGGCGCAGTCCAGAGCAAAAAATTCTGCAGTACTTAAAAACGCACGAGCAGGGCGCAACGCTTGACGAGCTAAGCAAACATCTGCGTAAGCCGGCTCAACAGGTACGCCTCATTCTCAAACAGCTCATGGATCGCAATCAGATCGAAAAAATACAACAGAAATATTTCATTGTTTGA
- a CDS encoding response regulator, translating into MGAKQLLAIDDEPVILDAIKRVAGSEGWQVTTTSDARKGLELALKHNYDLCLCDIKLPDMDGFEFLQQLSQAGSLLPVIMITGYATVENAVKSLDLGAIDYLPKPFTADELLSALYRGDRYVQVIKEYQEQQSNPCSLIVPCPPQCRKLGYSSWCFIDHDGSVKVGLTFLFLKIIGSIRKINLLPLESEINQGFSCAEIEAENGLLHPVITPLSGQIIRRNEEVAQNPLIIEKDPYFKGWLYIIVPQNLNYEINHLMVCNQ; encoded by the coding sequence ATGGGAGCAAAACAACTATTAGCCATTGACGACGAGCCGGTTATTCTGGACGCCATCAAACGCGTTGCCGGTTCGGAAGGCTGGCAGGTAACCACCACGTCCGACGCCAGAAAGGGGCTGGAACTGGCCTTAAAACACAACTACGATCTTTGCCTGTGCGATATCAAACTACCGGATATGGACGGCTTCGAGTTTTTACAACAATTAAGCCAGGCCGGCAGCCTGCTTCCTGTTATCATGATAACAGGCTATGCCACCGTAGAAAATGCGGTGAAATCACTGGACCTGGGGGCCATCGATTATTTGCCGAAGCCCTTTACGGCGGATGAGTTGCTGAGCGCGCTATACCGCGGGGACAGGTATGTGCAGGTAATAAAGGAGTATCAGGAGCAGCAATCCAATCCCTGTTCATTGATTGTTCCCTGTCCACCGCAGTGCAGAAAATTGGGGTACTCTTCCTGGTGTTTTATCGATCACGACGGTTCCGTAAAAGTCGGCCTTACCTTTCTATTCTTAAAAATTATCGGCTCCATTCGTAAAATCAATTTACTGCCTCTGGAGAGCGAGATTAATCAGGGATTTTCATGCGCCGAAATTGAAGCGGAAAACGGTCTTTTACATCCGGTGATTACGCCTTTAAGCGGACAAATTATCAGAAGAAATGAGGAAGTGGCACAAAATCCGTTGATCATTGAAAAAGACCCTTATTTTAAGGGCTGGCTTTACATCATTGTACCCCAGAATTTGAATTACGAAATTAATCATTTAATGGTTTGTAATCAATAA
- a CDS encoding response regulator: MGVFLLIVALVLFIVADLIIRAILKKSEEKKMRRLRQQALETNLKLDFSHEAKTLKRVEVPNPKARILAVDDEEIILDSFRKILVMAGYSVDTVESGKEALALIQKRHYDFVFTDLKMPEMDGIEVCKAVKHLRPDIDVIIITGYATVESAVETMKYGAMDYVQKPFTEDELVAMVEKFLIQRQERIKKQLKSRVHITHVGEPEVKDTVEFYIPGGVFISPWHTWAALTEGGEAHVGIDDFANKLIGKIDAIEAPTPGMEVKQGQLLFNVRIGQRSIPFRSPISGRVLKINGPVVESPDRLEITAYEDNWICMIDAERLEEDLKNLKIGQQAVKFFEEELERLQGYIKKSVKSTIDEKHVPADGKVYIGELQALKDKDFNAIVHDFFEKE; encoded by the coding sequence ATGGGTGTATTTTTACTGATTGTCGCACTGGTTCTCTTCATCGTTGCCGACCTGATCATCCGCGCAATTCTGAAAAAAAGCGAAGAGAAAAAAATGCGCAGGTTACGACAGCAGGCCCTGGAAACTAACCTTAAACTGGATTTCAGCCATGAGGCTAAAACTCTTAAACGCGTGGAAGTGCCCAATCCCAAGGCGCGCATTTTAGCCGTTGATGATGAAGAGATCATTTTAGACAGTTTTAGAAAAATACTGGTTATGGCTGGCTATTCCGTTGATACCGTGGAAAGCGGAAAGGAAGCGCTGGCTTTAATCCAGAAAAGGCATTACGACTTTGTCTTTACCGATCTGAAAATGCCGGAAATGGATGGCATAGAAGTGTGCAAGGCTGTCAAACATCTGCGTCCGGATATCGATGTCATCATCATTACCGGTTACGCCACGGTAGAATCGGCCGTCGAAACCATGAAATACGGCGCCATGGACTATGTGCAAAAACCGTTCACCGAAGATGAACTGGTGGCCATGGTGGAAAAATTTTTAATACAACGCCAGGAACGCATTAAAAAGCAGTTGAAATCACGCGTTCACATCACCCATGTCGGCGAACCAGAAGTGAAAGACACGGTAGAATTTTACATTCCCGGCGGTGTGTTTATCTCTCCCTGGCATACCTGGGCAGCCCTTACGGAAGGCGGAGAGGCTCATGTGGGAATTGATGACTTTGCCAATAAGTTGATCGGAAAAATCGATGCCATTGAAGCGCCCACGCCAGGAATGGAAGTAAAACAGGGCCAATTGCTTTTTAACGTGCGCATTGGCCAGAGGTCTATTCCCTTCCGCTCGCCGATCAGCGGCCGCGTTTTAAAGATTAATGGCCCGGTCGTTGAATCACCAGACCGACTGGAAATTACGGCCTACGAAGATAATTGGATTTGCATGATCGATGCCGAGAGACTGGAAGAAGATCTGAAAAACTTGAAAATCGGACAGCAGGCCGTAAAATTCTTTGAGGAAGAGTTGGAGCGTCTGCAGGGCTACATTAAAAAATCTGTTAAATCCACCATCGATGAAAAACATGTGCCGGCCGATGGTAAGGTGTACATCGGGGAATTACAGGCCCTAAAGGACAAAGATTTTAACGCCATTGTGCACGATTTTTTTGAGAAAGAATAG
- the eutM gene encoding ethanolamine utilization microcompartment protein EutM, translating into MEALGMIETKGLVGLIEASDAMVKAARVKLVAWQQIGGGYVTALVRGDVAACKAATDAGAAAAERVGELVAVHVIPRPHGDLEDVFPIKLPKEAKK; encoded by the coding sequence ATGGAAGCATTAGGCATGATCGAGACCAAAGGTCTGGTTGGATTAATTGAAGCTTCGGACGCCATGGTTAAGGCGGCGCGCGTTAAGCTGGTGGCCTGGCAACAGATCGGCGGCGGCTACGTTACGGCTTTGGTGCGCGGCGATGTAGCGGCCTGTAAAGCGGCAACCGACGCCGGAGCGGCGGCGGCAGAACGCGTGGGCGAACTGGTGGCGGTGCACGTTATTCCGCGTCCCCATGGCGATCTGGAAGACGTTTTTCCCATTAAATTACCGAAAGAAGCTAAAAAATAA
- the eutM gene encoding ethanolamine utilization microcompartment protein EutM, giving the protein MEALGMIETKGLVGLIEASDAMVKAARVKLVAWQQIGGGYVTALVRGDVAACKAATDAGAAAAERVGELVAVHVIPRPHGDLEDVFPIKLTGEIK; this is encoded by the coding sequence ATGGAAGCATTAGGCATGATCGAGACCAAAGGTCTGGTTGGATTGATTGAAGCTTCGGACGCCATGGTTAAAGCGGCGCGCGTTAAGCTGGTGGCCTGGCAGCAGATCGGCGGCGGCTACGTTACGGCTCTGGTGCGCGGCGATGTGGCAGCCTGTAAAGCGGCAACCGACGCCGGAGCAGCAGCAGCCGAACGCGTGGGCGAACTGGTGGCTGTGCACGTTATTCCGCGTCCGCATGGCGACCTGGAAGACGTTTTTCCAATCAAATTAACGGGCGAGATTAAATAA
- the fusA gene encoding elongation factor G has translation MKVFQTDHIRNIGLGGHGSSGKTMLFEALLFNLKEINRIGSIEQGSTVSDYNPDEIERQISISSSLGHGVWKDHKINIIDTPGYSDFFGEVVSAMRVVDTMFVVVSAASGVEVGTEMVWAEAAKQGVPRFIVINKLDRENIDFDNIVQGVVESFGHQVVLAQFPVETGPNFDSIIDLFRMKMLKFAKDGSGNFSEEEIPAELKEKAEELYLKLVEAVAESDDTLMEKYFEAGELSEEEFKTGFKKAVANDAIFPIFCTAATANVGVKRLLDIIVNFCPAPNERGEVKTEDGTIKVDPNGPTAALVFKTISEQHMGELSFFKVFSGKLKTGEDVINTRDGHTERIGQMFILNGKNKKSVEELQAGDIGAVVKLKNTHTSDTLCAKGHNIKFPKIDFPEPVIRTAIKPKAKGDEEKISNGLHLLHEEDPTFLYHQDPELHQTIVSGQGELHLQIILKRLHQKFNVEVEEEEPKIPYRETIRKTATAQGKFKKQTGGRGQYGDCHLRLEPMERGGKFEFLDEIVGGVIPGKFIPAVEKGVIETMEKGVLAGYPVVDVRVAVYDGSYHTVDSSEMAFKVAASMAFKKAFLDANPVLLEPIYNIEVRVPDEYMGDVMGDISSRRGRIMGMDRDGRFQVIKAQVPLAELYRYSTTLRSLTQGRGIHKRSFSHYEEVPPDIAQKIIEASKKEQEES, from the coding sequence GTGAAAGTTTTTCAAACGGATCACATTCGCAATATTGGATTAGGAGGGCATGGTAGCAGCGGTAAAACCATGTTGTTTGAAGCGCTCCTCTTCAATCTGAAAGAAATCAATCGTATCGGTTCTATTGAACAGGGCAGTACGGTTTCTGATTACAATCCTGATGAAATCGAACGTCAAATCTCCATTAGTTCTTCATTGGGACACGGCGTATGGAAAGATCACAAAATCAATATTATTGATACGCCTGGCTATTCCGATTTTTTTGGCGAAGTGGTAAGCGCCATGCGTGTTGTGGACACCATGTTTGTGGTGGTATCTGCCGCTTCCGGGGTGGAAGTGGGCACCGAAATGGTGTGGGCCGAAGCCGCCAAGCAAGGCGTGCCGCGTTTTATTGTGATTAATAAGCTGGATCGCGAAAATATCGATTTCGACAACATCGTGCAGGGCGTGGTTGAGAGTTTTGGGCATCAGGTGGTTCTGGCCCAGTTTCCGGTAGAAACCGGCCCCAATTTTGACAGCATCATCGATCTATTTCGCATGAAGATGTTGAAGTTTGCCAAAGACGGCAGCGGTAACTTCAGCGAAGAAGAAATCCCGGCCGAGTTAAAAGAAAAAGCAGAAGAGTTGTACTTAAAACTGGTGGAAGCGGTTGCCGAAAGCGACGACACGCTGATGGAAAAATACTTTGAAGCCGGCGAGCTGAGCGAAGAAGAGTTTAAAACAGGTTTCAAAAAAGCCGTGGCTAATGACGCTATTTTCCCCATCTTTTGTACCGCTGCTACGGCCAATGTGGGCGTAAAGCGTCTGCTGGATATTATTGTAAACTTTTGTCCGGCGCCCAACGAGCGGGGCGAAGTTAAAACCGAAGACGGAACCATTAAGGTCGATCCCAACGGCCCCACCGCCGCTCTGGTTTTTAAAACGATCTCTGAGCAGCACATGGGCGAACTTTCCTTCTTTAAGGTTTTCTCCGGAAAATTAAAAACAGGCGAAGATGTGATTAATACGCGCGACGGCCATACAGAGCGGATTGGCCAGATGTTCATCCTTAACGGTAAAAATAAAAAGAGCGTTGAAGAACTGCAGGCCGGCGATATTGGCGCGGTTGTGAAGTTAAAGAACACGCACACCAGCGATACGCTTTGCGCCAAAGGCCATAATATTAAATTCCCGAAAATTGATTTTCCTGAACCGGTCATTCGTACCGCCATTAAACCGAAAGCCAAAGGGGACGAAGAAAAAATCAGTAACGGCCTGCATCTTTTACACGAGGAAGACCCGACCTTTCTCTACCACCAGGACCCCGAATTGCATCAGACCATCGTTTCTGGTCAGGGTGAATTACACTTACAAATCATTTTAAAACGTCTGCATCAAAAATTTAATGTGGAAGTAGAAGAAGAAGAGCCAAAAATTCCGTATCGCGAAACCATCCGCAAAACGGCCACCGCACAGGGTAAGTTCAAAAAGCAGACCGGCGGGCGCGGTCAATACGGCGATTGCCACCTGCGTCTGGAACCCATGGAACGCGGCGGCAAGTTTGAATTTTTAGATGAAATCGTGGGCGGCGTAATTCCGGGCAAATTTATTCCGGCCGTGGAAAAGGGCGTGATCGAAACCATGGAAAAGGGCGTGCTGGCCGGTTATCCGGTGGTGGATGTGCGCGTTGCGGTTTACGACGGCAGCTATCACACGGTGGACTCTTCGGAAATGGCTTTTAAGGTGGCCGCCTCCATGGCTTTCAAAAAGGCCTTTCTGGACGCCAATCCGGTGCTGTTAGAGCCGATCTACAACATCGAAGTGCGCGTGCCGGATGAATACATGGGCGATGTAATGGGCGATATTTCCAGCCGCCGCGGACGCATTATGGGCATGGATCGCGACGGGCGATTCCAGGTCATCAAAGCGCAGGTTCCGCTGGCTGAACTGTACCGCTATTCCACCACCCTGCGTTCGCTGACCCAGGGACGCGGCATTCACAAACGCTCTTTCTCCCATTATGAAGAAGTGCCGCCCGATATCGCTCAAAAGATCATCGAAGCGTCCAAAAAAGAACAGGAAGAAAGTTAA
- a CDS encoding phosphate acyltransferase, with the protein MLFERWMDKMWQKPPRIVFTDGMDARVLKIARRLADTGLARPMIIGNQFEIRAYAEEQKIRMNGVALRKALHHPAFDVYCRAYKKQYAPQQKISEIRALLQQPALFAGQMLLHGDADLCFLSRAQFNEFLPQFSRWFSDQSGILSSFALIWNEKLNRLLTFSDPLFYPRPTAEQLAEIAVTTARNFEKLSGERARVALLSFSTMGSASHPMAQVVQQAVELIRQKEPHLKVEGEMQFDAAFVPEIGRKKAPGNRLDGAANVYVFPSLNAANIGLKIVQALTPYRTVGPIVQGLSHALQVFDEQRCEESLFHQVIVASNLLNP; encoded by the coding sequence ATGCTGTTTGAGCGCTGGATGGATAAGATGTGGCAAAAGCCGCCGCGCATTGTTTTTACGGATGGCATGGATGCGCGCGTCCTGAAGATCGCCCGGCGTCTGGCAGATACAGGACTGGCCAGGCCCATGATCATTGGCAATCAATTTGAAATCAGAGCGTACGCCGAAGAACAAAAAATCCGCATGAATGGCGTTGCTCTGCGCAAAGCGCTGCATCACCCTGCATTCGACGTGTACTGCCGCGCTTACAAAAAGCAGTACGCGCCGCAGCAGAAGATCAGCGAAATTCGCGCCCTGCTTCAGCAGCCCGCTCTGTTTGCCGGGCAAATGCTGCTGCACGGCGACGCCGATCTTTGTTTTTTAAGCCGCGCGCAGTTTAACGAATTTCTGCCACAATTCAGCCGCTGGTTTTCCGATCAGAGCGGCATTCTGTCTTCATTTGCATTAATCTGGAATGAAAAGTTGAACCGCTTGCTGACCTTTAGCGATCCGCTCTTTTATCCGCGTCCCACGGCAGAGCAGCTGGCAGAAATAGCCGTTACAACGGCCAGAAATTTCGAAAAGCTGAGCGGCGAACGGGCGCGCGTGGCCTTGCTCTCTTTTTCCACCATGGGCAGCGCCAGTCATCCCATGGCCCAGGTGGTTCAACAGGCCGTTGAATTGATTCGCCAGAAGGAGCCGCATTTAAAAGTAGAAGGAGAAATGCAGTTCGACGCGGCCTTTGTGCCGGAGATTGGCCGCAAAAAAGCGCCGGGCAATCGCCTGGACGGGGCGGCCAATGTGTACGTATTTCCCTCATTAAATGCGGCAAATATTGGACTAAAAATTGTGCAGGCGCTAACGCCTTACAGAACCGTCGGCCCCATTGTTCAGGGGCTCAGCCATGCCCTGCAAGTGTTTGACGAGCAGCGCTGTGAAGAGAGTCTTTTTCACCAGGTAATCGTTGCTTCTAATCTGTTAAATCCGTAA
- a CDS encoding CocE/NonD family hydrolase, translated as MRSVLGLVLLFFFLQALHGQEIFDVKAHYTKKEVYIPMRDGVKLFTSIYLPRDTTRDYPILMLRTPYSVYPYGEDKYKKRLGPSQKFAEEGFIFVYQDVRGKFMSEGQFVNMRPYIADKNGREVDETTDTYDTIDWLIKNLAHNNGRVGIWGISYPGFYAAMSVIDAHPALKAVSPQAPIADWFIGDDMHHNGAFSLVLAFNFFATFGQSRPAPTNRWPARFKHGTPDGYQFFLDLGALPNANKKYFKHQIAFWDSAMAHETYDYFWQRRSILPHLRNVKPAVLVVGGWFDAEDLYGPLNIYKKIEEEDRQNKNFLVMGPWSHGAWERGKGDRLGDIRFGSNTSEFFQDSVLFPFFMHHLKGAPAAEQAEALCFDTGLLKWSRFDRWPPAVQERNLYLSARGRLTFTAPQEEQGYDEYLSDPAKPVPFTAKITNTWGKTFMVEDQRFAARRPDVLVYKSEILESPLTLAGPLTATIYVSTTGSDADFVVKLIDVWPDTARDFKPNPCQVRMGGYQQLIRAEIMRAKFRNSYTTPEPLTPGQVTPITIRLNDVYHTFKTGHRLMVQIQSSWFPLFDRNPQKFINIYRARDEDFQKATHRVYFSRQYPSHFKLPVVE; from the coding sequence ATGCGAAGCGTTCTCGGTTTAGTTCTTTTATTTTTCTTTCTTCAGGCCTTACACGGCCAGGAAATATTCGATGTTAAAGCGCACTACACTAAAAAGGAAGTTTACATTCCCATGCGCGACGGCGTAAAACTTTTTACGTCCATTTACCTGCCGCGGGACACCACGCGCGATTATCCCATCTTAATGCTGCGCACGCCTTACAGCGTTTATCCTTATGGAGAAGACAAATACAAAAAACGATTGGGACCCTCACAAAAATTTGCAGAGGAAGGTTTCATCTTTGTTTATCAGGATGTGCGCGGTAAATTCATGTCCGAAGGCCAATTTGTCAACATGCGGCCCTACATTGCAGATAAAAACGGCCGTGAAGTTGACGAAACCACCGATACTTACGATACCATCGACTGGTTGATTAAAAATCTTGCGCACAACAACGGACGCGTGGGAATCTGGGGCATCTCTTACCCTGGCTTTTACGCGGCCATGAGCGTCATTGACGCGCATCCAGCCTTAAAAGCCGTTTCGCCGCAGGCGCCCATTGCCGACTGGTTCATCGGCGACGACATGCACCACAACGGAGCTTTTTCACTGGTTCTGGCCTTCAATTTTTTTGCCACTTTTGGCCAGTCCCGGCCGGCGCCGACCAACAGGTGGCCCGCCCGCTTTAAACACGGTACACCAGACGGTTACCAGTTTTTTCTTGATCTGGGCGCTCTGCCCAATGCCAACAAAAAATATTTTAAACATCAAATCGCCTTCTGGGATAGCGCTATGGCCCACGAAACGTATGATTACTTCTGGCAGCGCCGCAGTATTTTGCCCCATTTGCGCAACGTTAAACCCGCCGTGCTGGTGGTCGGCGGCTGGTTCGATGCCGAAGATCTGTACGGCCCGCTCAACATTTACAAAAAGATCGAAGAAGAAGACCGGCAGAACAAGAATTTTTTGGTCATGGGGCCATGGTCGCACGGAGCCTGGGAGCGCGGCAAAGGCGACAGGCTGGGCGACATTCGTTTTGGCTCTAACACCAGCGAATTTTTTCAGGACTCGGTGCTGTTTCCCTTTTTTATGCATCATCTTAAAGGCGCTCCTGCTGCTGAACAGGCAGAAGCCCTGTGTTTTGACACCGGTCTGTTAAAATGGTCGCGTTTTGATCGCTGGCCCCCTGCGGTTCAGGAAAGAAATTTGTATTTAAGCGCACGGGGCCGTTTAACCTTTACCGCCCCGCAAGAGGAGCAAGGATATGACGAATACCTCAGCGATCCGGCCAAACCGGTGCCCTTTACGGCAAAAATAACCAATACCTGGGGCAAAACATTCATGGTGGAAGACCAGCGTTTTGCAGCGCGCCGCCCGGATGTGCTGGTTTACAAAAGTGAAATTTTAGAAAGCCCTTTAACCCTGGCCGGCCCGCTAACGGCCACCATCTATGTTTCGACAACGGGCAGCGACGCCGATTTTGTGGTTAAGCTGATCGATGTCTGGCCGGATACTGCCAGAGATTTCAAACCCAATCCATGCCAGGTGCGCATGGGCGGCTATCAACAATTGATCCGCGCCGAAATCATGCGCGCCAAATTCAGAAATAGTTACACAACCCCGGAGCCATTAACGCCCGGACAGGTAACGCCCATTACCATTCGTCTGAACGATGTTTACCATACTTTTAAAACCGGCCATCGCCTGATGGTGCAAATTCAAAGTAGCTGGTTTCCGCTGTTCGATCGCAATCCGCAGAAGTTCATTAATATCTATCGGGCGCGCGATGAGGATTTCCAGAAGGCCACGCATCGCGTCTATTTTTCCAGGCAATATCCCAGCCACTTCAAACTACCGGTGGTTGAATAG